A window of Auraticoccus monumenti contains these coding sequences:
- a CDS encoding immune inhibitor A domain-containing protein, with translation MPQSSPTRSRAAALRRTGTPLVVGLSALALLAGGSLASLPGGTAAADPAEVNPYGPSDAYINYAAPQFEAAVGEDVQVGEAERVVAEAKAYGYKHAEGNPRAAEALAKAEQKAVRTGRNPREFKKAPATQEARLLTLLVEYDEDVSYDWSGVMVPRSVNGDRTCVPAADVPSGPLHNNIPDPADWAEGEDNNSFWVEDFSSEHYNKMLYTDEGITERVRPDLTGPDGEPGIDISGYTMKAMYEEMSKGAYTVDGEASPWITLDNSEAYYAADTCQLVTDDEGNQTWEAGRVQDMDGYPGSGGPQQMALDAVTKLHEMDPDFPWADYDVEDQGDVDGDGDLYEPDGVVDHLVLVHAGEDKSGGGGTEGTYAIWAHSSALATAPEIGDTGIRISNYIVQPEDSGVGVFAHEYGHDLGLPDLYDVTSGGDSDVDFWDLMSSGSHAGPIFQSMPTHMGLWDKWVLGWVDPLEFNPGDRRRTVQVGQTSRTPRGSEDGLIINLPNKVQDLGDPHSGENMWWSGQDGDWADFTLTRSIDVPATDPKFWMWNDYVIEEDWDFGFVEVSTDGGATWVEQKVFDDAGNEVTTPEGYPDPNGNLAGFGGKKYGLTGSSEGWRHDYIDLSAFAGQSIQVRLRQATDAAFLERGWFADDFSVTSGSQIVWSDDVEGGTNGWTTAVGSWVAGSAPGTGWTITTGEREQAQYYLAEWRNYDGFDEGLKYAYDTTYASNGPWKVEKIAYNAPGLLVWYRDTTYGDANPVLATTNDAPSVGSKGGLLIVDSHFDPLRRSGEAAVKDTSTLDNLPSRAQSSNAAFGAATRPFTECLAELPGEAWTNEYCTSFGSLPAVSTFDDSKGWYPGIEVRGSSLFYRDVDASTVIPNGGNEPYPVRVVDAEGNPLTELYGEDVGLSVPLGDGNPNDPYGVKLTVGKTRAGNSIAQVVVQPPKADG, from the coding sequence GTGCCCCAGTCCTCACCCACCCGGTCGCGAGCCGCAGCGCTGCGGCGCACCGGGACCCCCCTGGTCGTGGGGCTCTCCGCCCTGGCCCTGCTCGCCGGCGGCTCGCTGGCCTCGCTGCCCGGGGGCACCGCCGCCGCGGACCCCGCCGAGGTGAACCCGTACGGGCCGTCGGACGCCTACATCAACTACGCCGCACCGCAGTTCGAGGCGGCGGTGGGTGAGGACGTCCAGGTCGGGGAGGCCGAGCGGGTGGTGGCCGAGGCGAAGGCCTACGGCTACAAGCACGCCGAGGGCAACCCCCGGGCCGCGGAGGCGCTGGCCAAGGCCGAGCAGAAGGCGGTCAGGACGGGCCGGAACCCGCGGGAGTTCAAGAAGGCGCCGGCCACCCAGGAGGCCCGGCTGCTGACCCTGCTGGTGGAGTACGACGAGGACGTCAGCTACGACTGGTCGGGCGTGATGGTCCCCCGCAGCGTGAACGGCGACCGCACCTGCGTGCCCGCCGCCGACGTCCCCTCCGGCCCGCTGCACAACAACATCCCGGACCCCGCCGACTGGGCCGAGGGTGAGGACAACAACTCCTTCTGGGTCGAGGACTTCTCCTCCGAGCACTACAACAAGATGCTCTACACCGACGAGGGCATCACCGAGCGCGTCCGCCCCGACCTGACCGGTCCGGACGGGGAGCCCGGCATCGACATCTCCGGCTACACGATGAAGGCGATGTACGAGGAGATGTCCAAGGGCGCCTACACGGTGGACGGCGAGGCCTCGCCCTGGATCACGCTGGACAACTCCGAGGCGTACTACGCCGCCGACACCTGCCAGCTGGTGACCGACGACGAGGGCAACCAGACCTGGGAGGCCGGCCGGGTCCAGGACATGGACGGCTACCCCGGCAGCGGCGGCCCGCAGCAGATGGCCCTGGACGCCGTCACCAAGCTCCACGAGATGGACCCCGACTTCCCCTGGGCCGACTACGACGTCGAGGACCAGGGTGACGTCGACGGCGACGGCGACCTGTACGAGCCCGACGGCGTCGTCGACCACCTGGTGCTGGTGCACGCCGGCGAGGACAAGTCCGGGGGCGGCGGCACCGAGGGCACCTACGCCATCTGGGCGCACAGCTCCGCACTGGCCACCGCACCGGAGATCGGCGACACCGGGATCCGGATCAGCAACTACATCGTCCAGCCCGAGGACTCCGGCGTCGGCGTCTTCGCCCACGAGTACGGCCACGACCTCGGTCTGCCCGACCTCTACGACGTGACCAGCGGCGGTGACTCCGACGTCGACTTCTGGGACCTGATGAGCTCCGGCAGCCACGCCGGCCCGATCTTCCAGAGCATGCCCACCCACATGGGGCTCTGGGACAAGTGGGTGCTCGGCTGGGTCGACCCGCTCGAGTTCAACCCCGGCGACCGGCGCCGCACCGTCCAGGTCGGCCAGACCTCCCGCACCCCCCGGGGCAGCGAGGACGGCCTGATCATCAACCTGCCGAACAAGGTGCAGGACCTGGGCGACCCGCACAGCGGCGAGAACATGTGGTGGAGCGGCCAGGACGGCGACTGGGCCGACTTCACCCTGACCCGCAGCATCGACGTCCCCGCCACCGACCCCAAGTTCTGGATGTGGAACGACTACGTCATCGAGGAGGACTGGGACTTCGGCTTCGTCGAGGTCTCCACCGACGGTGGCGCGACCTGGGTCGAGCAGAAGGTCTTCGACGACGCCGGGAACGAGGTCACCACCCCCGAGGGCTACCCGGACCCGAACGGCAACCTGGCCGGGTTCGGCGGCAAGAAGTACGGGCTCACCGGCTCCTCCGAGGGCTGGCGCCACGACTACATCGACCTCTCCGCCTTCGCCGGCCAGAGCATCCAGGTCCGGCTCCGCCAGGCCACCGACGCGGCGTTCCTCGAGCGCGGCTGGTTCGCCGACGACTTCTCGGTCACCTCCGGCAGCCAGATCGTCTGGAGCGACGACGTCGAGGGCGGCACCAACGGCTGGACCACCGCCGTCGGCAGCTGGGTGGCCGGCAGCGCGCCCGGCACCGGCTGGACCATCACCACCGGTGAGCGCGAGCAGGCGCAGTACTACCTCGCGGAGTGGCGCAACTACGACGGCTTCGACGAGGGCCTGAAGTACGCCTACGACACCACCTACGCCAGCAACGGGCCGTGGAAGGTCGAGAAGATCGCCTACAACGCCCCCGGCCTGCTGGTCTGGTACCGCGACACCACCTACGGCGACGCCAACCCGGTGCTGGCCACCACCAACGACGCCCCCAGCGTCGGCAGCAAGGGTGGTCTGCTGATCGTGGACAGCCACTTCGACCCGCTGCGGCGCTCCGGCGAGGCCGCGGTGAAGGACACCTCGACGCTGGACAACCTGCCCTCGCGGGCGCAGTCGTCCAACGCCGCCTTCGGTGCCGCGACCAGGCCCTTCACGGAGTGCCTGGCCGAGCTGCCGGGCGAGGCCTGGACCAACGAGTACTGCACCTCCTTCGGCTCGCTGCCGGCGGTCAGCACCTTCGACGACTCCAAGGGCTGGTACCCGGGCATCGAGGTCCGTGGCAGCAGCCTCTTCTACCGCGACGTGGACGCCTCGACGGTCATCCCCAACGGGGGGAACGAGCCGTACCCGGTCCGCGTGGTCGACGCCGAGGGCAACCCGCTGACCGAGCTGTACGGCGAGGACGTCGGGCTGTCGGTGCCGCTGGGTGACGGGAACCCGAACGACCCCTACGGCGTGAAGCTGACCGTGGGCAAGACCCGGGCCGGCAACTCGATCGCCCAGGTCGTCGTCCAGCCGCCGAAGGCCGACGGCTGA
- a CDS encoding LLM class flavin-dependent oxidoreductase — protein MRFGITILPEHPWAEAEPLWRGAEELGFDHAWTYDHLSWGGLPDVPWYGTVPTLTAAALVTSRIRLGTFVVSPNFRHPAAFVREVLSLHDVSEGRLLLGLGAGGSPDDRVLGSAPLPPGRRVDRLVEFTTLLSELLTRDHVDHTGEYFTTVDARTLPTTAVDVPLVVAANGPRSQRLAVRFGSGQPDSGWVTTGGPGTEDEDWWDSLSDLSRRMDRLQEETGCELRRYLSLDGSSRYALADVDTFTGMVERAAGLGFTDLVTHWPRRSGVYAGSRDTLESVAALLPQWRDA, from the coding sequence ATGCGCTTCGGCATCACGATCCTCCCTGAGCACCCGTGGGCCGAGGCAGAGCCGCTGTGGCGCGGAGCCGAGGAGCTCGGCTTCGACCACGCCTGGACCTACGACCACCTGAGCTGGGGCGGGCTGCCCGACGTCCCCTGGTACGGCACCGTGCCCACGCTCACCGCGGCGGCGCTGGTGACGTCGCGGATCAGGCTGGGCACCTTCGTCGTGTCGCCGAACTTCCGCCACCCGGCGGCCTTCGTGCGGGAGGTGCTGAGCCTGCACGACGTCTCCGAGGGGCGTCTGCTGCTCGGGCTCGGCGCCGGCGGATCACCCGACGACCGGGTCCTCGGGTCTGCTCCGCTGCCCCCCGGGCGGCGGGTGGACCGGCTGGTGGAGTTCACCACGCTGCTCAGCGAGCTGCTGACCCGCGACCACGTCGACCACACGGGGGAGTACTTCACCACCGTGGACGCACGCACCCTGCCGACGACGGCCGTCGACGTGCCCCTGGTGGTGGCCGCCAACGGCCCTCGCTCGCAGCGGCTCGCGGTGCGCTTCGGCTCCGGGCAGCCGGACTCGGGCTGGGTCACCACCGGCGGCCCGGGGACCGAGGACGAGGACTGGTGGGACTCGCTCAGCGACCTGTCCCGCCGGATGGACCGGCTGCAGGAGGAGACCGGCTGCGAGCTGCGTCGCTACCTGAGCCTGGACGGCTCCTCGCGCTACGCGCTGGCCGACGTCGACACCTTCACCGGGATGGTCGAGCGTGCGGCGGGGCTCGGCTTCACCGACCTGGTCACGCACTGGCCACGGCGCAGCGGCGTCTACGCCGGCTCCCGGGACACCCTGGAGTCCGTGGCGGCGCTGCTGCCCCAGTGGCGCGACGCCTGA
- the rpsI gene encoding 30S ribosomal protein S9, producing the protein MTETVEETVESTPFAEGDREIAYRSETGTGAGQQAASTGRAAVVAPAGATGRRKEAIARVRIVPGSGQWTINGRTLENYFPNKVHQQIVSEPFGTAGVDGSYDVIARLHGGGVTGQAGALRLGVARALNAVDAEASRPALKKAGMLTRDARIKERKKAGLKKARKAPQYSKR; encoded by the coding sequence ATGACCGAGACCGTAGAAGAGACCGTCGAGTCGACGCCGTTCGCCGAGGGCGACCGTGAGATCGCCTACCGGTCGGAGACCGGCACGGGGGCCGGCCAGCAGGCCGCCTCCACCGGCCGCGCCGCCGTGGTGGCCCCCGCCGGCGCCACCGGCCGCCGCAAGGAGGCGATCGCCCGCGTGCGGATCGTCCCCGGCTCCGGCCAGTGGACGATCAACGGCCGCACCCTGGAGAACTACTTCCCCAACAAGGTGCACCAGCAGATCGTCTCCGAGCCCTTCGGCACCGCCGGTGTCGACGGGTCCTACGACGTCATCGCCCGCCTGCACGGTGGTGGCGTGACCGGTCAGGCCGGCGCCCTGCGTCTCGGTGTGGCCCGCGCGCTGAACGCCGTGGACGCCGAGGCCAGCCGTCCCGCCCTGAAGAAGGCCGGGATGCTGACCCGCGACGCGCGGATCAAGGAGCGCAAGAAGGCCGGTCTGAAGAAGGCCCGCAAGGCGCCCCAGTACAGCAAGCGCTGA
- the rplM gene encoding 50S ribosomal protein L13, whose amino-acid sequence MSTYSPKPGEVTREWHVIDAEDIVLGRLAVSAATLLRGKHKATYAPHVDGGDFVVVVNASKIALTGNKATDKMAYRHSGRPGGLRAVPYGELLKNDPRKAVELAVWGMLPKNKLSRRQLSKLKVYAGPEHPHKAQQPAEYQITQIAQ is encoded by the coding sequence GTGTCTACGTACAGCCCGAAGCCTGGTGAGGTGACCAGGGAATGGCATGTCATCGATGCCGAAGACATCGTGCTGGGTCGCCTGGCCGTCTCGGCCGCCACCCTGCTGCGCGGCAAGCACAAGGCGACGTACGCCCCGCACGTCGACGGCGGTGACTTCGTCGTGGTGGTGAACGCCTCCAAGATCGCCCTGACCGGCAACAAGGCCACCGACAAGATGGCCTACCGCCACTCCGGTCGTCCCGGCGGTCTGCGCGCCGTGCCCTACGGCGAGCTCCTCAAGAACGACCCGCGCAAGGCCGTCGAGCTGGCGGTCTGGGGCATGCTGCCCAAGAACAAGCTGAGCCGTCGGCAGCTCAGCAAGCTCAAGGTCTACGCCGGCCCGGAGCACCCGCACAAGGCCCAGCAGCCGGCCGAGTACCAGATCACCCAGATCGCCCAGTGA
- the glmM gene encoding phosphoglucosamine mutase — protein MGRLFGTDGVRGRANQDLTAEVALDLSVAAAHVLGEAGEFDRARPRALVGRDPRASGEFLEAAVVAGLASAGVDVVRLGVVPTPGVAWLVGHSAAELGVMISASHNPMPDNGIKFFARGGVKLDDRIEDAIEARLREPWQRPTGAGVGRVSDDGALIEGYVAHLVGSLNGPDGDGAAVSLEGITVVVDCANGAASMTAVAAFETQGATVVAIHAEPDGVNINQDCGSTHMDDLRAAVVEHGADLGIALDGDADRCLAVDADGTLVDGDQILAVLAVGMKEAGTLTGDTVVATVMSNLGFVNAMREHDIHVLQTKVGDRYVLEAMSAGGFALGGEQSGHVVLSQYATTGDGALTALHLMARMVTSGRPLSELAAVMTRLPQVLVNVNDVDRSRASSDEELLAAVAQASEQLGDSGRVLLRPSGTEALVRVMVEAESFERAQQVAQSLAEVVRLRLR, from the coding sequence GTGGGTCGACTCTTCGGCACCGATGGTGTCCGGGGTCGGGCCAACCAGGACCTGACTGCCGAGGTCGCGCTCGATCTCTCCGTCGCCGCCGCCCACGTGCTGGGCGAGGCGGGGGAGTTCGATCGGGCGCGACCTCGCGCGTTGGTCGGCCGGGACCCGCGGGCCTCCGGTGAGTTCCTGGAGGCCGCGGTCGTGGCCGGGCTGGCCAGCGCGGGCGTGGACGTGGTCCGGCTCGGCGTGGTGCCCACCCCGGGTGTGGCCTGGCTGGTCGGGCACTCCGCCGCCGAGCTCGGCGTGATGATCTCCGCCAGCCACAACCCGATGCCCGACAACGGCATCAAGTTCTTCGCCCGCGGTGGCGTGAAGCTCGACGACCGCATCGAGGACGCGATCGAGGCCCGCCTCCGTGAGCCCTGGCAGCGGCCGACCGGAGCCGGCGTGGGACGCGTCAGCGACGACGGTGCCCTGATCGAGGGCTACGTCGCCCACCTGGTGGGCAGCCTCAACGGGCCCGACGGCGACGGGGCCGCGGTCAGCCTCGAGGGGATCACCGTGGTGGTCGACTGCGCCAACGGCGCGGCCTCGATGACGGCCGTGGCCGCCTTCGAGACCCAGGGGGCCACCGTGGTGGCCATCCACGCCGAGCCCGACGGCGTCAACATCAACCAGGACTGCGGCTCCACCCACATGGACGACCTCCGGGCGGCCGTGGTCGAGCACGGCGCCGACCTGGGCATCGCCCTGGACGGGGACGCCGACCGCTGCCTGGCGGTCGACGCCGACGGCACGCTGGTGGACGGCGACCAGATCCTGGCGGTGCTGGCCGTGGGCATGAAGGAGGCCGGAACCCTCACCGGGGACACCGTGGTGGCCACCGTGATGAGCAACCTCGGCTTCGTCAACGCCATGCGCGAGCACGACATCCACGTGCTGCAGACCAAGGTCGGCGACCGCTACGTGCTCGAGGCCATGAGCGCCGGTGGGTTCGCGCTCGGCGGCGAGCAGTCCGGTCACGTGGTGCTCTCCCAGTACGCCACCACCGGGGACGGTGCCCTCACCGCCCTGCACCTGATGGCGCGGATGGTCACCAGCGGACGTCCGCTCTCCGAGCTCGCCGCCGTGATGACCCGGCTCCCGCAGGTGCTCGTCAACGTCAACGACGTGGACCGCTCCCGGGCGTCCTCGGACGAGGAGCTGCTGGCCGCCGTCGCCCAGGCCTCGGAGCAGCTGGGGGACAGCGGCCGCGTGCTGCTGCGACCATCGGGCACCGAGGCGCTGGTCCGCGTCATGGTGGAGGCGGAGAGCTTCGAGCGGGCCCAGCAGGTCGCGCAGTCCCTGGCCGAGGTGGTTCGCCTCCGTCTCCGCTGA
- a CDS encoding citrate synthase, which yields MTDSLTIRDNRTGEEHEIEIVDGTIRAADLKKVGGLATYDPGFVNTASCRSAVTFIDGDEGILEYRGYPIEQLAEHSTFLEVSYLLLNGELPTSDQLGQWTHDVTHHTFLHENIKGLMTGFRYDAHPMGMLMSSVSALSTFYPDASDIADPANRYLQTTRMIAKMPTIGAFAYRHSQGKPYVYPDNELSYCANFLSMLFKMSEPTYAADERLVKALEVLFILHADHEQNCSTNAVRSVGSSQVDPYSAVAAGIGALYGPLHGGANEAVLKMLRRIGSTDNIPGFIAGVKEGKEKLMGFGHRVYKNYDPRAKIIKKACDDVFEVTGINPLLEIALELEKIALEDEYFVSRKLYPNVDFYSGLIYEALQFPPEMFTVLFAIGRTPGWLAQWQELVVDKEQKIARPKQIYTGHRTRDFVPMGQR from the coding sequence ATGACCGACTCACTCACGATTCGCGACAACCGGACTGGTGAAGAGCACGAGATCGAGATCGTCGACGGCACCATCCGCGCGGCCGATCTGAAGAAGGTGGGCGGTCTCGCCACCTACGACCCCGGGTTCGTCAACACCGCCTCCTGCCGCAGCGCCGTCACCTTCATCGACGGCGACGAGGGCATCCTCGAGTACCGCGGCTACCCCATCGAGCAGCTGGCCGAGCACTCGACCTTCCTCGAGGTCTCCTACCTCCTGCTCAACGGTGAGCTCCCGACCTCCGACCAGCTCGGGCAGTGGACCCACGACGTGACGCACCACACGTTCCTGCACGAGAACATCAAGGGCCTGATGACGGGGTTCCGCTACGACGCGCACCCGATGGGCATGCTGATGTCCTCGGTCAGCGCGCTGAGCACCTTCTACCCCGACGCCAGCGACATCGCCGACCCGGCGAACCGCTACCTGCAGACCACCCGGATGATCGCCAAGATGCCGACCATCGGGGCCTTCGCCTACCGGCACAGCCAGGGCAAGCCGTACGTCTACCCCGACAACGAGCTGTCCTACTGCGCGAACTTCCTCTCCATGCTCTTCAAGATGAGCGAGCCGACCTACGCCGCCGACGAGCGGCTGGTCAAGGCGCTGGAGGTGCTGTTCATCCTGCACGCCGACCACGAGCAGAACTGCTCGACGAACGCGGTCCGCTCGGTGGGCTCCTCCCAGGTCGACCCCTACTCCGCGGTGGCCGCGGGCATCGGGGCCCTCTACGGCCCGCTGCACGGGGGCGCCAACGAGGCCGTGCTGAAGATGCTGCGGCGCATCGGCAGCACCGACAACATCCCGGGCTTCATCGCCGGGGTGAAGGAGGGCAAGGAGAAGCTGATGGGCTTCGGGCACCGGGTCTACAAGAACTACGACCCGCGCGCGAAGATCATCAAGAAGGCCTGCGACGACGTCTTCGAGGTCACCGGGATCAACCCGCTGCTCGAGATCGCCCTGGAGCTGGAGAAGATCGCGCTGGAGGACGAGTACTTCGTCTCCCGCAAGCTCTACCCCAACGTGGACTTCTACTCCGGGCTGATCTACGAGGCGCTGCAGTTCCCGCCGGAGATGTTCACCGTGCTCTTCGCCATCGGCCGGACCCCCGGCTGGCTGGCCCAGTGGCAGGAGCTGGTGGTGGACAAGGAGCAGAAGATCGCCCGTCCCAAGCAGATCTACACCGGTCACCGCACCCGCGACTTCGTGCCGATGGGGCAGCGCTGA
- the coaA gene encoding type I pantothenate kinase: MAAMSLDSSGETNGPYVERDREAWAELAASTPMTLDEETLSRLRGMNDPTSLQEVIEVYLPLTRLMSEYFRHFGDLYRSTNDFLRLSVGRTPFVIGVAGSVAVGKSTTARLLKELLSRWPHHPHVELLTTDGFLFPNAELERRGALHRKGFPESYDRRALLRFVMDVKSGKPSVTAPVYSHLSYDIVPDRRIVVNQPDILIVEGLNVLQPARQRADGTTSLAVSDFFDFSVYVDASTEDIRTWFLQRFSTLRDTAFRDPGSYFRRFAAMSQDEALAYAGNIWDTINGPNLVTNILPTRGRATAIMRKGTNHDVRWVRIRKV, encoded by the coding sequence ATGGCGGCCATGTCACTGGACAGCAGCGGTGAGACCAACGGTCCCTACGTCGAGCGGGACCGCGAGGCCTGGGCCGAGCTGGCCGCCTCCACACCCATGACCCTGGACGAGGAGACGCTGTCGCGGCTGCGCGGCATGAACGACCCCACCAGCCTGCAGGAGGTGATCGAGGTCTACCTCCCCCTGACCCGGCTGATGAGCGAGTACTTCCGGCACTTCGGCGACCTCTACCGCTCCACCAACGACTTCCTGCGGCTGTCCGTGGGGCGCACGCCGTTCGTGATCGGCGTCGCCGGCTCGGTGGCGGTCGGCAAGTCGACCACGGCGCGCCTGCTCAAGGAGCTGCTGTCGCGGTGGCCGCACCACCCCCACGTCGAGCTCCTCACCACCGACGGGTTCCTGTTCCCCAACGCCGAGCTCGAGCGCCGGGGCGCCCTGCACCGCAAGGGGTTCCCGGAGTCCTACGACCGGCGGGCGCTGCTGCGCTTCGTGATGGACGTCAAGAGCGGCAAGCCCTCCGTCACCGCACCCGTCTACAGCCACCTCAGCTACGACATCGTCCCCGACCGCCGGATCGTGGTGAACCAGCCCGACATCCTGATCGTCGAGGGGCTCAACGTGCTGCAGCCGGCCAGGCAGCGCGCCGACGGGACCACCAGCCTGGCGGTCAGCGACTTCTTCGACTTCTCCGTCTACGTCGACGCCTCCACCGAGGACATCAGGACCTGGTTCCTGCAGCGCTTCTCCACCCTGCGCGACACGGCCTTCCGCGACCCCGGCTCGTACTTCCGTCGCTTCGCGGCCATGAGCCAGGACGAGGCCCTGGCCTACGCCGGCAACATCTGGGACACCATCAACGGCCCCAACCTGGTGACCAACATCCTCCCCACCCGGGGACGGGCCACCGCGATCATGCGCAAGGGCACCAACCACGACGTCCGCTGGGTGCGGATCCGCAAGGTGTGA